One genomic region from Electrophorus electricus isolate fEleEle1 chromosome 23, fEleEle1.pri, whole genome shotgun sequence encodes:
- the mindy4 gene encoding probable ubiquitin carboxyl-terminal hydrolase MINDY-4 isoform X2 — protein sequence MGKDVEEVAASLVREYLSRKGLKKTIACLEEELPRTNLSINNRSDLRKILHLEALYKKNKSEEQPLKSMLEIMVKERLRNSVDAKRCPLEDHKTLLAEQELPSVTKYARRDQDLADLHSDNFSESESSVLAQLKASPAKELHSPKRSKPLSSSSFLSASERNVFPSSSSQDGIFAERKTSKPDSLGNTRSQARRGIMSGPVVASIQETSRKRSARKSPGSFSLLNKSEYDSEGEGRLSQSVGADASHTDSDGTVPSARDRSTALGSNRPIAHSNGLGRMQRVRSPRNTSGCSPGEGALHMEVVLDDLDDEDLRGLSAVSISNTVPQKHLSNQPMDLQTAAALKELIFGSPMSCFSTEWKQQSFSFSDTPDMRYGFVQKKGGPCGVLAAVQATVLQKLLFEGRVSDFQSELQVSDAVRTKCLTEAVVEILWRAGGRKKAIVAINSGRRLFTPVGHYRSDGVLEQITCMEVESLDDLKALLEENIKQFETGPFGCALLILSAVLSRTTQGTRADMDMPTASLIGAHGYCTQELVNLLLCGRAVSNVFDDEMRLDSGNGNFTLLKGIKERCDIGLLSLFEHYNICKVGSYLKMPRFPIWVVCSESHFSVLFSACEDLASSHWKPKPFDLFYYDGLANQLEPIRLTVYPDSAVMTLDSRDVNSDLIPPLELCIRTRWPDAVVSWNETEPIL from the exons ATGGGTAAAGATGTGGAGGAAGTCGCTGCTTCTCTTGTACGGGAATATCTCAGTCGGAAG GGTCTGAAGAAAACAATTGCTTGTTTGGAAGAGGAGCTCCCACGAACTAATTTAAGCATCAATAACAGGTCAGATCTGCGGAAAATCCTTCACTTAGAAGCTCTGTACAAAAAGAATAAG TCTGAAGAACAACCTCTGAAATCCATGTTGGAGATCATGGTAAAGGAGCGACTGAGAAACAGTGTGGACGCTAAGAGATGTCCGCTTGAGGACCACAAAACCCTTCTAGCTGAGCAAGAGTTACCCTCTGTTACAAAATATGCCAGGAGGGACCAAGATCTTGCAGATCTGCACAGCGACAATTTTAG TGAATCAGAGAGCAGTGTTCTAGCCCAGCTAAAAGCATCTCCAGCCAAAGAGCTGCATTCACCAAAGCGCTCCAAGCCCCTTTCCAGCAGTTCCTTCCTTTCAGCAAGCGAGAGGAACgtctttccctcctcctccagccagGACGGCATCTTTGCGGAGAGGAAGACGTCCAAGCCGGACAGCCTGGGCAACACACGCAGCCAAGCAAGGAGAGGCATCATGTCAGGCCCCGTGGTTGCCTCCATCCAG GAAACCAGTAGGAAGCGATCTGCCAGGAAGTCCCCGGGTTCGTTCTCTCTGTTAAACAAGTCTGAGTATGATTCAGAAGGAGAAGGCAGGCTGAGCCAAAGCGTCGGCGCGGACGCCAGCCACACCGACTCTGATGGGACTGTCCCCTCCGCGAGAGACCGAAGCACAGCCCTCGGTTCCAACAGACCAATCGCACACAGCAATGGCCTTGGCAGAATGCAGAGAGTTAGGTCCCCAAG GAACACATCAGGATGCAGTCCAGGAGAGGGCGCTCTCCACATGGAAGTGGTTCTGG ACGATCTAGACGATGAGGACTTGCGTGGTCTGTCTGCAGTGTCAATCAGTAACACGGTACCTCAAAAACATTTGAGCAACCAGCCCATGGACTTGCAGACAGCTGCT GCCCTGAAAGAGCTCATCTTTGGTTCCCCCATGAGCTGTTTCAGCACGGAGTGGAAACAGCAGAGTTTCAGCTTCTCGGACACGCCTGATATGAGATATGGCTTTGTGCAGAAGAAG ggAGGGCCGTGTGGGGTGCTTGCTGCTGTTCAGGCCACTGTTCTCCAGAAGCTTCTGTTCGAAGGACGCGTCAGTGACTTCCAGTCCGA GCTGCAGGTTTCAGACGCTGTGAGGACGAAGTGCCTGACTGAGGCTGTGGTGGAGATCCTGTGGAGGGCCGGAGGCAGGAAGAAGGCAATCGTTGCCAT AAACTCAGGCCGAAGGCTCTTCACACCAGTGGGTCACTACAGATCCGACGGCGTCCTGGAGCAG ATCACCTGCATGGAAGTGGAGAGTTTAGATGACTTAAAAGCACTGCTTGAAGAGAATATTAAACAG TTTGAGACAGGCCCCTTCGGCTGCGCTTTGCTCATCCTCTCCGCTGTGCTCTCCAGAACCACTCAAGG GACGAGGGCTGACATGGACATGCCCACCGCCAGCCTCATCGGAGCTCATGGCTACTGCACACAG GAGCTGGTGAACCTATTGCTTTGTGGGCGTGCCGTTTCGAACGTCTTTGATGATGAAATGAGGCTTGACTCAGGCAACGGCAACTTCACCCTCCTCAAAGGGATCAAAGAACGCTGTGATATTGGACTGCTGTCTTTGTTTGAGCATTATAATATCTGTAAG GTCGGATCTTACCTGAAGATGCCCAGATTCCCCATCTGGGTGGTGTGCAGCGAGAGTCACTTCAGTGTGCTGTTCTCGGCGTGTGAGGACCTCGCGTCCAGCCACTGGAAGCCGAAGCCCTTCGACCTGTTCTACTACGACGGCCTGGCCAATCAGCTCGAGCCCATCAGATTAACAGTGT ATCCCGACTCTGCTGTAATGACCCTTGACTCCAGGGACGTGAACTCTGACCTCATACCTCCCCTGGAGCTTTGCATCAGGACCAG aTGGCCTGATGCAGTTGTGAGCTGGAACGAAACTGAACCAATTCTTTGA
- the mindy4 gene encoding probable ubiquitin carboxyl-terminal hydrolase MINDY-4 isoform X1: MGKDVEEVAASLVREYLSRKGLKKTIACLEEELPRTNLSINNRSDLRKILHLEALYKKNKSEEQPLKSMLEIMVKERLRNSVDAKRCPLEDHKTLLAEQELPSVTKYARRDQDLADLHSDNFSESESSVLAQLKASPAKELHSPKRSKPLSSSSFLSASERNVFPSSSSQDGIFAERKTSKPDSLGNTRSQARRGIMSGPVVASIQETSRKRSARKSPGSFSLLNKSEYDSEGEGRLSQSVGADASHTDSDGTVPSARDRSTALGSNRPIAHSNGLGRMQRVRSPRNTSGCSPGEGALHMEVVLDDLDDEDLRGLSAVSISNTVPQKHLSNQPMDLQTAAALKELIFGSPMSCFSTEWKQQSFSFSDTPDMRYGFVQKKGGPCGVLAAVQATVLQKLLFEGRVSDFQSDRLQVSDAVRTKCLTEAVVEILWRAGGRKKAIVAINSGRRLFTPVGHYRSDGVLEQITCMEVESLDDLKALLEENIKQFETGPFGCALLILSAVLSRTTQGTRADMDMPTASLIGAHGYCTQELVNLLLCGRAVSNVFDDEMRLDSGNGNFTLLKGIKERCDIGLLSLFEHYNICKVGSYLKMPRFPIWVVCSESHFSVLFSACEDLASSHWKPKPFDLFYYDGLANQLEPIRLTVYPDSAVMTLDSRDVNSDLIPPLELCIRTRWPDAVVSWNETEPIL, from the exons ATGGGTAAAGATGTGGAGGAAGTCGCTGCTTCTCTTGTACGGGAATATCTCAGTCGGAAG GGTCTGAAGAAAACAATTGCTTGTTTGGAAGAGGAGCTCCCACGAACTAATTTAAGCATCAATAACAGGTCAGATCTGCGGAAAATCCTTCACTTAGAAGCTCTGTACAAAAAGAATAAG TCTGAAGAACAACCTCTGAAATCCATGTTGGAGATCATGGTAAAGGAGCGACTGAGAAACAGTGTGGACGCTAAGAGATGTCCGCTTGAGGACCACAAAACCCTTCTAGCTGAGCAAGAGTTACCCTCTGTTACAAAATATGCCAGGAGGGACCAAGATCTTGCAGATCTGCACAGCGACAATTTTAG TGAATCAGAGAGCAGTGTTCTAGCCCAGCTAAAAGCATCTCCAGCCAAAGAGCTGCATTCACCAAAGCGCTCCAAGCCCCTTTCCAGCAGTTCCTTCCTTTCAGCAAGCGAGAGGAACgtctttccctcctcctccagccagGACGGCATCTTTGCGGAGAGGAAGACGTCCAAGCCGGACAGCCTGGGCAACACACGCAGCCAAGCAAGGAGAGGCATCATGTCAGGCCCCGTGGTTGCCTCCATCCAG GAAACCAGTAGGAAGCGATCTGCCAGGAAGTCCCCGGGTTCGTTCTCTCTGTTAAACAAGTCTGAGTATGATTCAGAAGGAGAAGGCAGGCTGAGCCAAAGCGTCGGCGCGGACGCCAGCCACACCGACTCTGATGGGACTGTCCCCTCCGCGAGAGACCGAAGCACAGCCCTCGGTTCCAACAGACCAATCGCACACAGCAATGGCCTTGGCAGAATGCAGAGAGTTAGGTCCCCAAG GAACACATCAGGATGCAGTCCAGGAGAGGGCGCTCTCCACATGGAAGTGGTTCTGG ACGATCTAGACGATGAGGACTTGCGTGGTCTGTCTGCAGTGTCAATCAGTAACACGGTACCTCAAAAACATTTGAGCAACCAGCCCATGGACTTGCAGACAGCTGCT GCCCTGAAAGAGCTCATCTTTGGTTCCCCCATGAGCTGTTTCAGCACGGAGTGGAAACAGCAGAGTTTCAGCTTCTCGGACACGCCTGATATGAGATATGGCTTTGTGCAGAAGAAG ggAGGGCCGTGTGGGGTGCTTGCTGCTGTTCAGGCCACTGTTCTCCAGAAGCTTCTGTTCGAAGGACGCGTCAGTGACTTCCAGTCCGA TAGGCTGCAGGTTTCAGACGCTGTGAGGACGAAGTGCCTGACTGAGGCTGTGGTGGAGATCCTGTGGAGGGCCGGAGGCAGGAAGAAGGCAATCGTTGCCAT AAACTCAGGCCGAAGGCTCTTCACACCAGTGGGTCACTACAGATCCGACGGCGTCCTGGAGCAG ATCACCTGCATGGAAGTGGAGAGTTTAGATGACTTAAAAGCACTGCTTGAAGAGAATATTAAACAG TTTGAGACAGGCCCCTTCGGCTGCGCTTTGCTCATCCTCTCCGCTGTGCTCTCCAGAACCACTCAAGG GACGAGGGCTGACATGGACATGCCCACCGCCAGCCTCATCGGAGCTCATGGCTACTGCACACAG GAGCTGGTGAACCTATTGCTTTGTGGGCGTGCCGTTTCGAACGTCTTTGATGATGAAATGAGGCTTGACTCAGGCAACGGCAACTTCACCCTCCTCAAAGGGATCAAAGAACGCTGTGATATTGGACTGCTGTCTTTGTTTGAGCATTATAATATCTGTAAG GTCGGATCTTACCTGAAGATGCCCAGATTCCCCATCTGGGTGGTGTGCAGCGAGAGTCACTTCAGTGTGCTGTTCTCGGCGTGTGAGGACCTCGCGTCCAGCCACTGGAAGCCGAAGCCCTTCGACCTGTTCTACTACGACGGCCTGGCCAATCAGCTCGAGCCCATCAGATTAACAGTGT ATCCCGACTCTGCTGTAATGACCCTTGACTCCAGGGACGTGAACTCTGACCTCATACCTCCCCTGGAGCTTTGCATCAGGACCAG aTGGCCTGATGCAGTTGTGAGCTGGAACGAAACTGAACCAATTCTTTGA